From the Mycobacterium noviomagense genome, the window CCATCGCCTCAGCAAAGTTGGCGTAGCCGTGAGCGCGATCAAAACCGACATCCGGGGGATGGTCTGGCGGTATCCGGACTATTTCGTCGTGGGCCGCGAGCAAATCCGTGCCTTCGCCAACTCGATCAAGTGCGACGACCCCGCCAGCTACGACGAGGACGCGGCCGCCGAACTCGGCTACGACAACATCGTCGCGCCGCTGACCTTCGCGACAATCTTCGCCAAACTCGTCCAGAACGACTTTTTCAGGCATGTCGACACCGGCTACGAAACCATGCAGATCGTGCAGGTCGACCAGAAGTTCGTCTACCACAAGCCGATCAAGGCCGGCGACAAGCTGTGGGCCCGGATGGACATCCATTCGGTGGACGAGCGGTTCGGCGCCGACATCGTCGTCACCAGAAACCTGTGCACCAACGACGACGGCGAACTGGTTCTGGAGGCTTACACCACGCTGATGGGCCAGCAGGGCGAGGGCTCCGCCATGATCAAGTGGGACAGGGAAACCGGGCAGGTCGTCCGGATTGCGTGATTAGTACCTGAGACCTGCTCCGATGTACACTCGCACCTCGGGGTTTGCCCATCACCAGCGCGCTGTCCGGTCCTAAGACGGGTGGCGCGCGCGCCATGCGCGCCGACGACGAGGCTTAAGCGATGCGATGCTGAGGAGTGGCGCTGATGTAGAGCCCCGCAGCAGCGCAGGTTGGCCGACCAACCGCGAAGGGGCGTAGCTCAACTGGCAGAGCAGCGGTCTCCAAAACCGCAGGTTGCAGGTTCAAGTCCTGTCGCCCCTGCTGGATCCGTGTCATGGTGGACACTGGAGGGTGACCATAGGGCAGACCGACGAGGCGAACAAAGGAGCAGGCGGTGAGCGACGAGCGCGTCGATGCCGACGCCGGCACCGACACTGAGGAAGGGCGCGGCGGCCGGACGGCCGTGGTGACGCGGCCGCAGCGGCCCACCGGCAAGCGGTCGCGGGTGCGCGCGGAAGCTTCCGAGGCTGTCGAGCTCGGCAAGGACGGTACCGACACCAAGGTCAAGACCGCCAAGAAGGCGGCCGGGCCGTCCCGCAACCCGTTCGCGTTCGTGTTCGCCTACCTCAAGCAGGTTGTTGCCGAGCTGCGCAAGGTGATCTGGCCGAACCGCAAGCAGATGATGACCTACACATCGGTGGTGCTGGCGTTTCTGGCGTTCATGGTGGCGCTGATCGGGTTGGCGGACTTTGGCCTGGCCAAGCTGGTTCTGCTGGTATTCGGCTAGGGCCGCAGGGCTAGGGCCGCAGAAAGTTATTAGAGAGGACGAAGAACCTTGACTACCTTCGACGGCGATATGCCCTCGGGTGAAGCGGTCGACCTGCAAACAGTCGAGGCTGACGTCAACCCCGACGCGGTGGCTGACGACGTAGGTGCAACCGAGCCCGACGTGGCTGAGCAGGTTGCCGGTGAGCCTGTTGCCGGTGAGCCGGGTTCTGCCGAGCCGGGTGCGACCGAAGCGGAGGCCGGTGAGCCGGCCGAGGAGCTCGACCCTGCCGAAGCGCTCAAGGCGGAGCTGCGCAGCAAGCCGGGCCAGTGGTATGTCATCCACTCCTACGCGGGCTACGAAAACAAGGTGAAAGCCAACCTCGAGACCCGCGTGCAAAACCTCGACGTCGGCGACTACATCTTCCAGGTGGAGGTGCCCACCGAAGAGGTCACCGAGATCAAGAACGGCCAGCGCAAGCAGGTCAACCGCAAGGTGTTGCCGGGCTACATCCTGGTGCGCATGGATTTGACCGACGACTCGTGGTCCGCGGTGCGCAACACGCCGGGTGTGACCGGGTTCGTCGGCGCGACGTCGCGTCCGTCGCCGCTGTCGCTCGACGACGTCGTGAAATTCCTGCTGCCGCAGAAGGCCGCGAAGAAGCCGGCCAAGGGCGCCGCCGGCGCCCCCGCCGCGGCCAGCGAGGGCGGGCTGGAGCGCCCGGTCATCGAGGTGGACTACGAGGTCGGCGAGTCCGTCACCGTCATGGACGGGCCGTTCGCCACGCTGCCCGCCACGATCAGCGAG encodes:
- the nusG gene encoding transcription termination/antitermination protein NusG gives rise to the protein MTTFDGDMPSGEAVDLQTVEADVNPDAVADDVGATEPDVAEQVAGEPVAGEPGSAEPGATEAEAGEPAEELDPAEALKAELRSKPGQWYVIHSYAGYENKVKANLETRVQNLDVGDYIFQVEVPTEEVTEIKNGQRKQVNRKVLPGYILVRMDLTDDSWSAVRNTPGVTGFVGATSRPSPLSLDDVVKFLLPQKAAKKPAKGAAGAPAAASEGGLERPVIEVDYEVGESVTVMDGPFATLPATISEVNAEQQKLKVLVSIFGRETPVELTFTQVSKL
- the secE gene encoding preprotein translocase subunit SecE — its product is MSDERVDADAGTDTEEGRGGRTAVVTRPQRPTGKRSRVRAEASEAVELGKDGTDTKVKTAKKAAGPSRNPFAFVFAYLKQVVAELRKVIWPNRKQMMTYTSVVLAFLAFMVALIGLADFGLAKLVLLVFG
- the hadC gene encoding (3R)-hydroxyacyl-ACP dehydratase subunit HadC — its product is MSAIKTDIRGMVWRYPDYFVVGREQIRAFANSIKCDDPASYDEDAAAELGYDNIVAPLTFATIFAKLVQNDFFRHVDTGYETMQIVQVDQKFVYHKPIKAGDKLWARMDIHSVDERFGADIVVTRNLCTNDDGELVLEAYTTLMGQQGEGSAMIKWDRETGQVVRIA